The Salvelinus namaycush isolate Seneca chromosome 16, SaNama_1.0, whole genome shotgun sequence genome has a segment encoding these proteins:
- the LOC120061337 gene encoding protein tyrosine phosphatase domain-containing protein 1-like: protein MESVRTPRANYTLVGEVIRHVIPGATQCSIGCGGLNCKYEDPDRWSEDEQAIKGLYSSWVTENLLAMARPSTALIEKYNIIDQFKRCGLKTVINLQRPGEHASCGPNTLEPESGFSYRPEVFMENDIYFYNFGWNDYGVASLTSILDMVKVMSFAMQEGKMSVHCHAGLGRTGVLLACYLVFATRMTADQAIVFVRSKRPNSIQTRGQLYCVREFAQFLVPIRSIFSCAEPRTNPVTLSQFLTRQRHMLHGYERRELRHLPKIIHVICKLLLDIAEHRQVIEEDMLDVNDMTAEEEMEFERYYDFGFTKGSFGGGSMGDRPRLPGPPTKHRHANEPALFYHRKSLSYSESDVQRLGSALHLLTQPLSNFLPASNVPVACSPSLNSLHRTLATVSPVTTTYSSQNGSFPHGSLWEQKSLAEGSPLLKKRQKACQSSESECHPKQKTFGSMLFRWRKKQREMLEKNENVSQVFQIEESEVPFITIQTELSKEARRVLVAQALAVDLELDGEEEHRERLHAWQSGLNMGGAWERLCTLEKDPFVLSGLMWTWLEQLKEPVISVRDVQKLDLNDSDPANPEAVFKPLDQAPREMLMCILDCMAHVLTIPEEVEAAFLERTIKAFTKMGQCSAVYPAMTEILRLVLHDMRFIAIEEDEVPFMPPGPIMLTP from the exons ATGGAGTCAG TCAGAACCCCTCGGGCGAATTACACGTTGGTCGGGGAGGTGATACGTCATGTCATACCTGGAGCCACACAGTGCTCCATAGGTTGTGGAGGTCTGAACTGCAAGTATGAGGACCCTGACCGCTGGAGCGAGGACGAGCAGGCCATCAAAGGCCTCTACTCCTCCTG GGTCACAGAGAACCTACTTGCCATGGCCAGGCCCTCTACTGCATTAATAGAAAAGTACAACATCATTGACcaatttaaaag atgtggccTAAAGACCGTGATAAACCTGCAGAGACCAGGGGAACACGCCAGCTGTGGTCCCAACACACTGGAACCAGAGAGTGGATTCTCCTACCGACCTGAGGTGTTCATGGAGAATGATA TATATTTCTATAACTTTGGATGGAATGACTACGGGGTGGCCTCCCTCACATCCATCCTGGACATGGTGAAAGTCATGTCCTTTGCGATGCAGGAGGGGAAAATGTCTGTCCACTGTCATGCTGGTCTGGGAAGAACAG GTGTGTTGTTAGCGTGTTACCTGGTCTTCGCCACCAGGATGACCGCTGACCAGGCCATCGTGTTTGTACGTTCTAAACGTCCCAACTCCATCCAAACCAGAGGTCAGCTGTATTGCGTGCGGGAGTTTGCCCAGTTCCTGGTCCCCATCAGGAGTATTTTCTCCTGCGCTGAGCCCAGGACGAACCCAGTCACCCTGTCCCAGTTCCTGACCCGCCAGAGACACATGCTGCACGGCTATGAGCGACGGGAGCTCAGGCACCTGCCCAAGATCATCCATGTGATCTGCAAGCTGCTGCTGGACATCGCTGAGCACCGTCAGGTTATCGAGGAGGACATGCTGGACGTCAATGACATGACCGCCGAGGAGGAGATGGAGTTTGAGCGCTACTACGACTTTGGCTTCACCAAGGGTAGCTTCGGGGGAGGCAGCATGGGGGACCGGCCCCGCTTACCGGGACCCCCAACGAAACATCGACACGCCAACGAACCGGCCCTCTTCTACCACCGCAAGAGCCTGAGCTACAGCGAGTCGGACGTGCAGAGGCTAGGCTCTGCACTCCACCTGCTGACCCAACCTCTCTCCAACTTTCTGCCCGCTAGCAACGTGCCTGTGGCCTGTTCTCCCTCCCTGAACTCCCTGCATAGAACCCTGGCCACGGTCAGCCCTGTCACCACCACGTACAGCTCCCAAAATGGATCCTTCCCCCATGGGTCCCTCTGGGAGCAGAAGAGCCTGGCGGAGGGATCCCCACTCCTAAAGAAGAGGCAGAAAGCCTGCCAGAGCAGCGAGTCTGAGTGCCACCCTAAGCAGAAAACGTTTGGCAGCATGTTGTTTAGGTGGAGGAAGAAGCAGAGGGAGATGTTAGAGAAAAATGAGAATGTGTCCCAGGTGTTTCAGATAGAGGAGTCAGAGGTGCCCttcatcaccatccagacagagcTGTCCAAGGAGGCCAGGCGGGTGCTGGTGGCCCAGGCCCTGGCTGTGGATCTGGAGCTGGATGGAGAGGAGGAACACAGGGAGAGACTCCACGCCTGGCAG TCCGGGTTAAACATGGGAGGGGCGTGGGAGAGGCTGTGTACATTGGAGAAGGACCCGTTTGTGCTCTCTGGGCTGATGTGGACCTGGCTGGAGCAGCTGAAGGAGCCAGTCATCTCCGTCAGAGATGTACAGAAACTGGACCTTAACGACAGTGACCCTGCAAACCCAGAGGCTGTCTTCAAACCACTGGACCAG GCTCCCAGGGAGATGTTGATGTGCATTCTGGACTGTATGGCTCATGTTCTCACAATACCAGAAGAGGTGGAGGCTGCTTTCCTGGAGCGCACCATCAAGGCTTTCACCAAG ATGGGACAATGCTCAGCGGTGTATCCGGCCATGACAGAGATCCTCAGGCTGGTCCTACATGACATGAGGTTTATAGCCATAGAGGAGGATGAGGTACCATTTATGCCTCCTGGCCCCATTATGCTGACCCCATAG